One region of Arthrobacter sp. StoSoilB22 genomic DNA includes:
- a CDS encoding ATP-binding protein, protein MTPPSTWDIGEKKQLLVFRRSFHEHTLRMRVVLSQLPLSVCVCISAILVWLYFPATLENPLFLIFLLSQALLLALCIIVPWHRLPFATFLSIPILDMVSIGFAREGAVESITGLSVLVVLPVIWLCASGLYPKLAIVLSFLGPLGIVWVPLFVRGTLSEQDLTKPLLFPILMLGIGVSVSVLTLSMVRQQRALEQKDEALKEALSVSTKQERLLNTVMEALPLGVVAVDGDGHDILMNRRQRQTHALATPPDNDDPNESQLLIFDTDRTTPLDADRRPVRRAVLGERFTDQLVWLGSGSDQRAFTASARPMVDDSGKFAGSVVVFSDVTDLVNALAAKDDFVANVSHEFRTPLTSILGYVELILDEPDTLDAKARKQLDIVRRNAERLLTLVSDLLAIRSGQIVIQPHTVDVAELVRGSVNSAEPRAAKAGIRLSVDLPDALEARIDSSRIAQVLDNLVSNAIKYSPDGGDVEVAAWEDQDFIFCRVTDTGMGMNEEEQAEAFTKFFRAGGVRKSAIPGVGLGLPISKAIVEAHGGTITLESEPGRGTTFTVKMPS, encoded by the coding sequence ATGACCCCGCCGTCAACGTGGGACATTGGTGAAAAGAAGCAATTGTTGGTTTTTCGGCGCTCTTTCCACGAACATACCCTGCGTATGCGAGTAGTGCTCAGCCAATTGCCGTTATCCGTGTGTGTCTGTATTTCGGCCATCCTGGTTTGGCTGTATTTTCCTGCCACGCTCGAAAATCCGCTGTTCCTCATTTTCCTGCTGAGTCAGGCGCTCCTCCTGGCACTGTGCATCATTGTGCCCTGGCACCGGCTCCCGTTCGCCACCTTCCTCAGCATCCCCATCCTGGACATGGTCTCCATCGGCTTCGCCCGTGAAGGTGCGGTGGAGTCCATCACCGGCCTCAGCGTCCTGGTGGTGTTGCCCGTCATCTGGCTGTGTGCTTCAGGGTTGTACCCGAAACTGGCCATTGTCCTGTCCTTCCTGGGACCGTTAGGGATCGTCTGGGTTCCCTTGTTCGTGAGAGGGACCCTCAGCGAACAGGACCTCACCAAGCCACTGCTGTTCCCCATCCTCATGTTGGGCATCGGTGTTTCCGTGAGTGTTCTGACCCTGAGCATGGTGCGTCAGCAGCGTGCGTTGGAGCAGAAGGACGAGGCCCTTAAGGAAGCACTGAGCGTCAGCACCAAACAGGAACGGCTCCTGAACACCGTCATGGAAGCCCTTCCCCTGGGCGTGGTGGCCGTCGACGGCGATGGCCATGACATCCTCATGAACCGTCGCCAGCGCCAAACACACGCACTGGCAACTCCCCCGGACAATGACGATCCCAACGAATCACAGTTGCTCATCTTCGACACGGACCGGACCACGCCCCTGGATGCCGACCGCAGGCCGGTGCGCCGTGCAGTCCTGGGCGAAAGGTTCACCGACCAGTTGGTGTGGTTGGGTTCTGGGAGCGATCAACGTGCCTTCACCGCGAGCGCACGCCCCATGGTGGACGACTCCGGCAAGTTCGCCGGGTCCGTAGTGGTGTTCAGCGACGTCACGGACTTGGTGAACGCCCTCGCCGCCAAAGACGACTTTGTTGCCAACGTATCCCACGAGTTCCGTACGCCTCTAACGTCCATCCTTGGGTACGTTGAGCTGATCCTGGATGAGCCGGACACCCTCGACGCCAAGGCACGCAAACAGCTGGACATCGTCAGGCGGAACGCGGAGAGGCTCCTGACCCTCGTCTCGGACTTGCTGGCCATACGTTCGGGCCAGATCGTCATTCAACCTCACACAGTGGACGTTGCCGAGTTGGTGCGCGGGAGCGTCAACTCCGCAGAGCCCCGTGCCGCCAAGGCCGGCATCAGGCTCTCCGTGGATCTCCCCGACGCCTTGGAAGCCCGCATCGACTCCTCAAGGATCGCGCAGGTACTGGACAACTTGGTATCGAATGCCATCAAGTACTCCCCCGACGGCGGGGACGTTGAAGTGGCCGCTTGGGAGGATCAGGACTTCATCTTCTGCCGGGTCACCGATACCGGGATGGGGATGAACGAAGAGGAACAGGCCGAGGCTTTCACCAAGTTCTTCCGGGCCGGCGGCGTACGCAAAAGCGCCATTCCCGGCGTCGGGCTTGGACTGCCCATCAGCAAAGCCATTGTTGAGGCGCACGGCGGAACCATCACGTTGGAAAGCGAACCAGGCCGGGGCACCACGTTCACGGTGAAGATGCCCTCGTGA
- a CDS encoding response regulator transcription factor — protein sequence MSEARVGLVIEDDQDIRELVRVVLSQAGFDVHVASTGSAGVTSARELNPDVITLDLGLPDIDGFEVARQIRKSSDAYIIMLTARAEELDTLMGLEAGGDDYLTKPFRPRELRARVEAMMRRPRASSESKSAPEEVVDPEVSHNGLAVSAGSRTAVLNGTELKLTRTEFDLLLALLETGRIVRTKADLARRLRNEPYDVGSYVSDADERAVEVHMGNLRKKLGDSIQAPRWLETVRGVGYRLAPASNN from the coding sequence ATGAGTGAAGCACGTGTGGGGCTGGTCATTGAAGATGATCAGGATATCCGCGAATTGGTACGCGTAGTTCTATCCCAGGCGGGGTTTGATGTGCACGTCGCGTCCACCGGATCCGCAGGTGTGACGTCGGCCCGCGAGCTGAATCCGGATGTCATTACGCTGGACTTGGGCCTTCCCGATATCGACGGTTTTGAGGTTGCCCGCCAGATCCGGAAATCCTCGGACGCCTACATCATCATGTTGACCGCCCGCGCCGAAGAGCTGGACACCCTCATGGGTCTGGAAGCCGGCGGCGACGACTACCTCACCAAGCCCTTCCGTCCCCGGGAACTGCGCGCGCGCGTCGAAGCGATGATGCGGCGTCCGCGGGCGTCGTCCGAATCCAAGAGCGCTCCGGAAGAAGTGGTGGACCCCGAGGTTAGCCACAACGGTCTGGCCGTTTCCGCCGGGTCGCGCACAGCGGTCCTGAACGGCACCGAACTCAAGCTGACCCGCACCGAGTTCGACCTCCTGCTCGCCCTGTTGGAGACCGGGCGGATTGTGCGGACCAAGGCAGACCTCGCCCGTCGCCTCCGCAACGAACCCTACGACGTCGGCAGTTACGTCAGCGACGCGGACGAGCGCGCCGTTGAGGTACACATGGGAAATCTGCGCAAGAAGCTCGGCGACAGCATTCAGGCGCCCCGCTGGCTTGAGACGGTACGCGGCGTCGGTTACCGGCTCGCGCCCGCCTCAAACAACTAA
- a CDS encoding Hpt domain-containing protein, translated as MSEYDECTDALVDRTVLTELQAELGGDHSIISSFVRNYVELLPWRVGRLHRALERQDIEDAMDAVLSLKTSSHMVGAICMNRLATELEISIRLLPNGVHLDRLAAQVHEIENFVSGTIQELETPLQPN; from the coding sequence GTGTCTGAGTACGACGAGTGCACCGACGCCCTGGTGGATCGCACCGTTCTCACCGAACTCCAAGCAGAGTTGGGCGGCGACCACAGCATCATCAGCAGCTTCGTGCGCAACTATGTGGAGCTTCTGCCCTGGCGGGTGGGTCGGCTACACCGCGCACTGGAAAGGCAGGACATTGAGGACGCCATGGACGCGGTCCTCAGCCTCAAAACCTCCAGCCACATGGTGGGCGCCATCTGCATGAACCGCTTGGCGACCGAGCTGGAGATCAGCATCCGACTCCTGCCGAACGGAGTCCACTTGGACCGCTTGGCCGCGCAGGTCCACGAAATCGAGAATTTTGTCTCCGGCACCATCCAAGAACTGGAAACGCCCCTGCAGCCTAACTAG
- a CDS encoding very short patch repair endonuclease, whose translation MTGSRDLLTREQRSRNMSKIRGKNTKPELLVRKLLHAKGYRYRLHGQSGAVKLPGRPDLVFAGRRKVIFVNGCFWHVHDCKAGQHAPAANAEFWEVKRRRTRERDALQREQLTAAGWQVLTVWECQLKNMSVLEDRLTAFLESAEG comes from the coding sequence ATGACCGGGAGCCGGGACCTTCTGACGCGGGAGCAACGCAGCCGCAACATGTCGAAAATCCGCGGGAAGAACACCAAACCAGAGCTGCTGGTTCGTAAACTCCTGCACGCGAAAGGCTACCGGTACCGGTTGCACGGGCAGTCCGGAGCAGTGAAGCTGCCGGGCCGCCCGGATTTGGTGTTTGCGGGCAGGCGCAAGGTCATTTTCGTCAATGGCTGTTTCTGGCATGTCCATGATTGCAAAGCGGGACAGCATGCTCCGGCGGCAAATGCCGAGTTCTGGGAAGTCAAGAGAAGACGAACCCGCGAAAGGGACGCCCTGCAGCGGGAACAGTTGACAGCTGCCGGCTGGCAGGTGCTCACGGTCTGGGAGTGCCAACTTAAGAATATGTCCGTGCTCGAGGATCGGCTCACGGCATTCCTGGAGTCCGCTGAGGGTTAG